The segment ACTCTGCGCTGCTGTGTCTTTGCTTCACTGCCTATAGCACTGGGTGAGTCCTCCTCTGGTGTAggtgctcctcctctggtttaGGCGCTCCTCCTCTGATTTAGGCGCTCCTCCTCTGGTTTAGGCGCTCCTCCTCTGGTTTAggtgctcctcctctggtttaggtgctcctcctctggtctaggtgctcctcctctggtctaggtgctcctcctctggtttaggtgctcctcctctggtttaggcgctcctcctctggtctaggcgctcctcctctggtttaggcgctcctcctctggtttaggcgctcctcctctggtctagGTGCCCCTCCTCTGGTCTAggtgctcctcctctggtttaggcgctcctcctctggtttaggtgctcctcctctggtttaggcgctcctcctctggtctagGTGCCCCTCCTCTGGTTTAGGTGCTCCTCCTGTGGTCtgattttcatttatctttttacagagagagcccaatgagagcaccagCCTGTCATTCATGAGCGCTCTGTGTAAACACtacaaacagagcagtgcagtGTTGCAACATCAGAACCTCTTTTGGTCTGTCGTCATTCTCCTGTTCATACTTTGCCATCAACATTCCttgggagtgtgatgctaacagattgcactgctctgtctgaagcactGTTactttagactttaatctgagctttattttaacacaactggactgttaaacaagtctccgACCCACAAAATTACAGCtagcagtttttcagttcatcaccttcacattttttttgttgaaaatcaaactcctaaacaggaccatgagcactagtattgatcacagactcctgaaaatctgtggtttaaatacattttgtgttgttcttttttttttttttttttttcagactattttaaaaacttttttgagAGCATTTgctattgtgtgtgttgtgttaccatagtaactgctgaaccTTCTCTCATAGCCATACATGTACAACactcccagtgtgatgtcactgcaaagtatcagtagaaCCATAAGCCTCTGGAACACTCACACATTACATCATATCATGTACAAAAGAGGAAATGTTTACACTCCTGAACTAACTATGGCTTTAACCAAACACATCACATTAAACTGCCGTGTGTGAATGCAGCAGCATGAACCGTAGAGGCAACAGTCTATCCAGTTTCACGTGTTTGAAATGTGTTCtgtttttgggaagcaaaataaccaaaagctttttttcccatttccgTTCTAGtccggccagtttttagacgaaGCCAATCATGAGCTCTTGTGTTAAAAGTTTGTGACGTGCTGCTGAcaatagcgccccctgttgTGTCCCTGTTGTGTCATGTTGCAGGGTACCTGGTCCTGGGCGTGTCGCGGTTCCGCTCTGGTGAagtgcagtctctgtgtgaAACTGAGGGGTGTGGCTCCGTAGGGCTGAAGAGAACAGGGATTAATGATGTCAGCGTACACCGCGGCTTTGTGTCTGACTCCACTCACCTGTTCCTGCTCTACTTCCTGCAGCTCGCCGTCATGGCGACCTACCTGAGCCAGGACCAGCTCAAACTGGTGCCGCTGCTCACGCTGCTCTTCTGCCTCGGACGGTACTTTTCCCTAACACCAAAAACCTTTTACTGTTCATCTCAGTCAGAATCTCAACTGTAAAGTGACCGGATGTAGTTTTAGGTCTGTTTTAATCATAGTGTTTGATGAGCTTCAaaatatgatattttatttattagttgtGTTCAAATgttacatcacaacattgtCTACATAGTCATTTGGCACCTATGTCTTTTGACCAATTTAAGCCTTGTTTGTTTCATATGTGGCCTGCACACTGAAGCCCCCTGAAACAACAGCACGGTTGTTAGGGTGTGCAATAGGGTGGGGCCATATCATCTCACTGGTGATATATTGTGCTAAATTTAGGGATGAAAGTTTGTACAGTGTACAGCTGTACGTACACACTGcagctcatttatttatttatttatttatttatagcggacagtgcatgttgaccaacagtaactgtttaacatgccagaattagccaagaggctagttttcatctgttgtccgttgccatgatgtacagatggctccttgcaaatttaaataatttacagaggacacagagaataaaataaaaataaatgtgcatttcCAGGTGTGGTAAAAAGGTAGAAAGGCATTAAGTCTTGTGCAGTGAATCATAGCAAAGACAAGCGAAGTGAATCATAGCGAAGACAAAcgaaataattaaaacagacaggttattaaaaatagcatgcaattaataacagtaaaagattatgttaaaaaagcacaagaaaataaacaaagggcCAATAAAAAGATTTTTTGAAGCTGAATTACAGAGACGCACATGCAAAGGGAcaaacactagatggcagcagcaggagtttggTGTTGACAGGTCTGATTTGTTAAAAGCCAACGTTTAAATTGGGACTTAAGAGTCTTATGTGGAGCTCTCCCTGATAGTTGTAGGGATGCTGTTCCACCCTTTAGAAGCTCTAACAGAATAGGCTGATTGACCAAATGCTGTCTTTCTGAATGGGATCAGACAGTCTCCTCTTGCAGCTCCTCTAGTGATGCGGGTTGAGCTTGATCTTAGGCTAACAGAGTCATTGAGCGGTGGAGGGGCAAGTCCATGTAagattttataaacaaagcAGGCATCTGTGAATCTTATCAGATTCTCCcaacttaaaatattatatttagataAAATGCTGCAGTGATGGATGTGGCGTGTTTTTTTGTCTAGAACTTTGAGTGTCTGTTTATACAGTGATTGTAGTGGTCTGAGTGTGGTATGGTTGGCCTGGGACAAGCTCGTCAGGCAGTAAGTCAGGTGTGAGAGAATCATGGCGTGCATGTAAATATTGACTGCTTGTGCGGACATAGAATTTCGGATGAATCTGAAATTTGATAAATTGAATTTGACCCTTTTGATGGTTTGTTTAACATGTGACTTAAAATTAATATGAGTCGATTACGATGCCAAGGTACTTACATTCTTACACCaattgtagtttttcaccagataCAAATATGTCAGGGTTTGTGGTGGAGTTGACGCTTTTGGTGAAGTACATGCCAACTGTTTTGGACACGTCATGTCCCTGTCAGTTGTgacaggagacagacagagatcgTGGCTAATGCAACGGCTAAAGCCCAGAGCAACTGAAACACtgtctgtgtttacatgcacactaaaatctgattattatctgatttctggacctttaaaatgaatcaaatgtATGTCTGCATGTGAACTGCAAAATGAGCGATCAGACGGACTGTGGCCACAAACAAATCACattattttactgttaaaatgttattttgattttgagcaTTCATGTAACAGCACACTCATTTGTCCACAGACTGGTGCggcatttaaaggtgcgcttGTTTTgaccacagatgaatgctgcgtTTAAAAGGTGTGCTTgttttgtccacagatgagtgcAGCTTTTAAAGGTGTGCTTGTTTTGTCCACAGACGAGTGCAGCTTTTAAAGGTGCGCTTGTTTTGTCCACAGACTGGTGcggcatttaaaggtgcacttgtTTTGTCCACAGACGAGTGCTGCATTTAAAAGTGCGCTTgttttgtccacagatgagtgcAGCGTTTAAAGGTGCGCTTGTTTTGGCCACAGGCTGGTGTGgcgtttaaaggtgcacttgtTTTGTCCACAGGCTGGTGCGGCGGTTAAAGGTGCGCTTGTTTTGTCCACAGGCTGGTGTACTGGGTGGCTGCAATGTTCCAGAGCAGTATCCGCGCCTTCGGGTTTGGGTTGTCCTTTCTTCCATCCCTCGCCATGATTGCAGCCAATCTGTACTTCctggttaccatggagatgagtGGCGGTGCTTTCAGCCCACCTCAAAAAGAGCAGGCCCCGCCTCAAGGACGCCAGCGCTTCTGGGGCTGAGCGGTGGACCAGGACTTAACCCCGAACTGTGCCATTAAAATCCCAACAGCTCAGGATATGGCCataacaatatttagtttttgtgatgtttttctaTGATTCAGTGATTTTGGTAAAGATGCTGCTTCAGTTTGACACAGTTTCCTCTGTAGGAATCTGGTCTGTGCATGCAACAACTTTATGAATCATGTATTTTAACCATTATTTCACAGTGAAAATGCTGTGTGTCCTACAGACTCCACTGTTAGACTGAATCAGACTCAATGTGTGCACATATGACTAAACTCTGTCCTCAAATGATCTGCGATAAATTAcatcaaaatatattattattttaagagcTGACACTACAGGCAAacctttttttcaatttttattttgtattttctttgggTTAGTTTGGTCTCTTGGCACACAAGCTGCATGTGGAACAAAATGGTCCAAATCTGCAGcgaaagatgttttatttaattgattACAATCTGCAGCCATAGAGTCATAAGAAACACGGTGCATTTCCCCCATAGGGACATAAAGATCAGCTCTTTAAGTAGCACCTCCACACACCAAACACTACAGTCTTGTACTTTAccagattttgatcattttgtttACCTAATTCCAGCCTGACTTATTGCACGTCTTTTGTAAGATCTAGTTTACTCAGATACTTAATCAGATCCAAAATCCCCTCTATGTTTTAGTATctaatatgtcaacaaaaagaagcaaaaaataATTCACCTTTTTGAGATTCATGTCCCAAAAATTCtaaatttgtgtcatttttatgaataaaatgccttttttatgtgaaaacattccatgataaaaacaaacttataatatatttttttcttagatTTATATAAGTAAACTTTCAAATTGATATCTCTAAGACACACTGCAGGACGgtgggaaaaaaaattatatttaaagagTTGAGTTTATTCACACTGAAGTGGGAGCACATTGTGGAGCCTGATGATCGTTTGATCAGCCTATGCAGAGTCACTGTGCAGGAGCTCTGTGAGGTTCCTCCTCATGAAGACCTCTGctcacccaaaacaacacaaacctgcTCTGTGGAACGGCTGCACAGTGCAACGCACTTAGAAATACAACAATATATGGTACAtgttttctactttctacatgttatatactgtacatgttttatattctaATCCTCAGAGTAAGCGCTGCAAACCCCTGGCCTTCTCACAATGAGCTTTTAGTCCTACTTTCTTTGAAATTCCTTAATCAAAACTATTAtgatctgacctctgacccaaactacacttgcactttttaaacagaaatgtaCCAGGAAACgctattttaatatataaaaagataaaCCCTCAACTCACGGCCTAACCCACACCTTACATTCTCCTGTCTACTGGTGCCACATATAAATCCTTAAActtgtttgcattttttaatttaagtaacATAGTCACCGTTTGTCTGTTAGTTGgagaagttttttttgttttttgcttttaaaatggatAGGACATATAtatgataatataatatatataaagaaaTGCTTGGATGTGCACATTTATTGTTTAGTACCTTGTGAAATAATATGCTGCCTAAAGTTTATACACTGTGATTGTACACATCAGAAATAGACCAAactgtgaatgtgtttttaattgtgttttgtgaAATCCTATAAAAACAATCATTCTGTTTATAGAGGGGCCATTATGTTTTGTACCTTGAATCAAAGATTTTTTGAATTTGAtaagatttgtccaatgctccgcccacaagcctttgtcacccatgctcccacatgacaattctccataaatatacaaacacatgatgCACATTTAAGCACTACCAGCTTGTAGCATCATGTTTTTGAGTATCCAGTCCCCCAAACCAATCATCTATTCCCATACTCCCCCCATATGAGAAGAATGGGGTGGTTTGAAGAGCTAGGTACACTTCTGATCCTGGAGAAAGTGCAACATTTTGTCCTTTTCTGATGTGTTTGCAGTCATTTTCTTGTGGGCACCGAAGAAGTTAGTGCCACAGTCTGAGCACAGCTGTTTGCTGGACCTCAAAAGGCAAAGAAACGTCTCAGTGTATTAATGAAACTTGAAGAGCTCATCTCCACTACTTCAGTGTGGACGGCCCTTGTGCATAAACATGTGAATAGAATTGCCCACCATTGACTGTTGGCTTGTCCCCCTCTTGTTCAACTTGTGGTTACCTCCCATGGGCCAAACATGTTCCTACATAAGAAAACGGGGGCTCTACTTGAAGTCTCTCTACAGGCAAGTCGCTCATCAATTGCTCCTCAAATTTCCCTCAGTTTTTttacttccatccatccatccatccattttcttccacttatctggggccaggtcgcgggggcagcagtctaaggagggactcccagacttccctcaccccagacacgtcctccagctcctctggtgggatcccaaggcgttcccaggccagccgagagatatagtccctccagcatgtcctgggtcctccccggagcctcctcctggtgcgacatgcccagaacacctccctagggaggcgtccaggaggcatcctgagcagatgcccgagccacctcaactggcaccctatccctaagggtgcacccagccacactgcggaggaaacccatttcagccgcttctATCCgggatcttgtccttttggtcattacccagagctcatgaccataggtgagggtaggaacgtagattgaccggtaaatcgagagctttgcctttggactcagctctttcttcaccagaacggaccgatacagcgaccgcatcactgcagatgctgcaccgatccgcctgtcaatctcacgctccatccttccctcactcgtgaacaagaccccgagatacttgaactcctccacttggagcagagactctccacccacccggagagggcaaaccacctttttccggtcgagaaccatggcctcggatttggaagagctgattctcatcccagtcgttccacactcggctgcaaaccgccccagtgctgcaggtcctgggtcgaagaagcatcaggacaacatcatctgcaaacagcagagatgaaatcctgtggttcccgaaccaggccccctccggtcCCTGGCTGCGCTTTTCTTACttgtcacatttttttaaatttttttatgactACTGTGAAAGCAGAGGCCGCAcgttttaaaacagtgtttacACAAAACATGGGAGACAAAAGACACAGATGAGACGAGGAGTTTCCAGACCCGTTTCCATTttaatgaccatttaccattagaacaacagtaacaataatgATAAACATAGAAATGGGACTTGTAAACAACAATCTCAGGataatcttattttttatttttaccaggCAAAATATTAAGAACAAATTCTAATTTACAATgttgtctttttattatttaagttcGGGATAGGTTAAATGCATTATAAGCTGTAGAGTGTGACAAACATGATGCTAACTTGATGCACCTTGATTTTATAAGTGTAcatggtaaaatacacaaacacatgaacCGTTAATGCATTTACGTTacttattaaaaatgtgttttaatgaaacCTTTTATCATCTAAGAAAATGGACTCCTTTTAGCAAGTAGTTCCTATGGTCAGGATAATGCATAATGTAATGCATCTAGTGCAATGCCCaaataaaccaaaccaaattaaGACACAATTCAACCTGTGTCAGAGACAAGAGGGGACACATCCCTGTGAAGCTCCGATCCAAGTCCAGTCCctcaaaatgttctgaagtTTGATCACATAcatcaaaataacataaataaatacaaatattttttaaatatgtcaagtatttcagaacattcttGTGCATTCTGGCTCTCACTTCATTGTTTGCCTCAGGGACACTGTAGTTTTTGGTCCAAACCACTCTTCAAAAGGTCCGTTCCTTGCTCTTCTGTTTAGAGTTTGCACAGTTTAGTCGTTTCCTCTGATAAattcttcattttctttcaGCGATTAGCAGCAGGCTAACGAGCTGCATTACTGTTCATCTCtgataaattaaatacattttattttatccatTATATACATTTAGTTTCTTCAGCCACAGAAGAATCCATTAGAAAACTTGTGTGCAGTGAGAAGTGCAGTCAGATGACTTCGTCTGACATGGGAAGAGCATTTTTCTTAACACAACAGCCGATGATCACAACGATCACAATGCTCCCAATGACCACCGGAACGACTATAcctgaaaggaaaaaatataacacttttatcttaaaggaactgtaagaATGAGATTTTCAAGTCCCTAAACGTGACCTATCTGCAGTGGTGGAATAAGTACTGAATTTtcttactcaagtacaaaaataaacactggaccaaaaaaaaaaaacttgagtaaatattttaagtgatgtgtaaaattattaaagtactttttaaaaaatgtacttaaagagtaaaatgtaaaaaaaaaaaaaatgtgtgcagattttgaggtcttatagagcttcaaatgtagtgactttgatttcaactgaaatttgttcaacagaaacaagtgaatcaatgtatttttctgtctgttttcctttttgtatatttttgtttcttcaaattatgaacttgttcaaaataaaccctcagactataataaaaatacttttacttttcagtcctgttcaaaaatgtagtggagtagaaagtacagatactgctctcaaatgtagtgaagtaaaagtatatccactgtaaaactgatgtgggtaaagtacagacacataaaaatgttacttaagtgcagtactttactacatgtACATTCCACCCCTGCCTCTGTGGGTCCCCAGATCCAAGGTAAACAGGTtcactgagatgctttcagtcgtatgcacagactttgatggtttagtcattacaggtgattttaatgtacatgtggataatgtgtttgacagaaacactaaagagctccgttctgtccttgaaacctttggtctgactcagcatgtcagcgagccacaacagaggacacactctggacctgctcattacaaaaggactaaatatttcaaatgccggagggccgagcgggaacggtgcaagtcaaagctccaggttcattatgagatttacagagaaaagatgcacatgtacaaccacagtttatgtagaacaaggcaaaggtatttttctgacattattggaagttgcaataacaactctcatgtcagattaacaaaccctccagctctgctgctcttagaactaatttccacatctaagtgcaatgagtttgcagttttctttaatgacaaggttcagggcattaaaaatgacataaattccacaaataacaacccagcaccaccgagacacttagagctgactcactttgctcctgtaactgacaaaacaaaaataacaatagtCGTGttccgcgaagtagtcagctttatgaGGGTGGACAGGAGGGTActgggaagagttcagcatagttgatgccagaagaAGTCTTGATCGCACTATATTGGGTGTGAGGGGAgtcatcttaattcctgatctgatgaagcCCTTATGAAGCCCCATGTGAAGGACCCACTGGCACCTTTCACTACATTCTTTTCCTCTTGTTATCTTCTCTatactttaaatgtaataaacatacaaaatacatttaaaaacatttgagttCATGGATTGATAGATATTTTAAGTTACTAACCCCCCCCAGCTAAGTAAAGCTTTATCTATGGCATCTCTGTCAGaacctctcagtctttaacgcagtttaagactagattgAAAGCCCaccttttctccctggcatttaatactagctacacaggatatcttggtgttttattgtacttttcctttgTATAGTGTGATctgtattgaactgaattgaagtAGTCCTTCTGACCAAACGTAGGTCAAACTCTTCAGATGaatgcccactgctcctgacagatttgatactcaatactgactccaatactacaatgataattaaaaaacactctttctttagacaataaaatgtaattttcaacattaaatcatagtagttTCTTTTCTGTTCCCATGTGGCTTTTATATCTGTGTCATCCAGTTGGTGGTTCCATCGTGGTCGTagtgtgtggtcttatacttgttctgatacagctcaagatccttctaaagcttttcaggaaagattcatttctgtcatgtgaatgtgacattt is part of the Periophthalmus magnuspinnatus isolate fPerMag1 chromosome 16, fPerMag1.2.pri, whole genome shotgun sequence genome and harbors:
- the LOC117383576 gene encoding transmembrane protein 79-like, which gives rise to MSELKPPEAGSWTESQMMMMEGGAWQENTLPVSAAQVFSPASTSIKESWEMEAEKRPFLQQHFVQEEWPEEKPPRGRCCSERVVLKMAVSLGTAALFFPFLLWGGYVFLPFDAPVMDSAPLRLVYTLRCCVFASLPIALGYLVLGVSRFRSGEVQSLCETEGCGSVGLKRTGINDVSVHRGFVSDSTHLFLLYFLQLAVMATYLSQDQLKLVPLLTLLFCLGRLVYWVAAMFQSSIRAFGFGLSFLPSLAMIAANLYFLVTMEMSGGAFSPPQKEQAPPQGRQRFWG